From Mytilus galloprovincialis chromosome 9, xbMytGall1.hap1.1, whole genome shotgun sequence, the proteins below share one genomic window:
- the LOC143046281 gene encoding SPRY domain-containing SOCS box protein 3-like, translating to MPENFAWTSIDYNPDNWVWDQLNKSPEVLLSTDQENVYFYTDPVYQSTGTAGVRGTKGFTSGIHVWDVHFLEPPNGTSVMVGVGTERALLHKGNYSYVDLIGMDSQSWGLSYKGKIWHNGQSKKFCQPFFDKTTIITCQLDLYSGTLAFYCNGQSLGVAFTGLDQVGEPLYPIVSSTASESELGLGTRGCRYLSLQEKCFQAIKRRLAYNEAYNDCVDCLPLPKIMKSHLSALY from the exons ATGCCTGAAAATTTTGCTTGGACTTCTATTGATTATAATCCTGATAACTGGGTGTGGGACCAGTTAAACAAGTCCCCCGAGGTACTGCTCTCTACAGACCAGGAGAATGTCTACTTCTATACAGATCCAGTCTACCAAAGTACAGGCACTGCAG GTGTAAGAGGAACTAAAGGGTTTACAAGTGGAATACATGTATGGGATGTACACTTCCTAGAGCCCCCAAATGGTACCTCAGTAATGGTTGGTGTTGGCACAGAGAGGGCACTATTACACAAGGGGAACTATAGTTATGTTGATCTTATAG GTATGGATTCACAAAGCTGGGGATTATCATACAAAGGGAAAATCTGGCACAATGGTCAGAGTAAGAAATTCTGCCAACCATTCTTTGACAAGACCACCATCATAACTTGCCAGTTAGACTTGTACTCAGGGACTTTAGCCTTTTACTGTAATGGTCAGAGCTTGGGCGTAGCCTTCACTGGACTGGACCAAGTTGGAGAACCTTTATATCCAATTGTCAGCTCCACAGCATCAGAATCAGAGCTAGGCCTTGGAACCAGAGGATGCAGGTACCTGTCTTTACAAGAAAAGTGCTTCCAGGCTATCAAACGTCGACTGGCATATAATGAGGCTTATAATGACTGTGTGGATTGTCTCCCTTTGCCCAAGATTATGAAATCACACTTAAGTGCTTTATACTAA